From Solanum lycopersicum chromosome 8, SLM_r2.1, the proteins below share one genomic window:
- the LOC138337876 gene encoding uncharacterized protein, with protein MAIYEALYKRRCRSPTGSFEVGEAGLIGPDLVHLATEKVKVIQERLKTAQSHQNSYTYVRKRPLKFEVDDWVYLQVSPMKGVVRFEFHVSALKKCMGDPSLIVPTENVRVDDNLSYQEILVQILN; from the exons atggctatatatgaagctctttacaagagaagatgcagatctcctaCTGGGTCATTCGAAGTCGGTGAAGCAGGATTGATAGGACCAGATCTAGTTCACCTAGCCACggagaaggtgaaggtgattcaAGAGAGATTGAAGACAGCCCAAAGTCATCAAAATTCCTACACATATGTGAGGAAAAGGCCATTGAAGTTTGAAGTGGATGACTGGGTATATCTgcaagtttcacccatgaagggtgttgtGAGGTTCG AATTTCATGTCTCCGcgttgaagaagtgcatgggtgatccttcattgattgtgCCGACTGAGAATGTTAGGGTTGATGATAACTTATCCTATCAAGAGATTCTAGTTCAGATTTTAAATTGA
- the LOC101264539 gene encoding U-box domain-containing protein 4-like — protein MGKCHRGNDVASVVLDPPVSTTGHDHFKLWSSFSRASFRRMILDAVRCGGRSHKPSSKSQPPKPVCSSVVRSDCQHKKPAGSDRLSELLRLSESSENEEDVRHKVQMLEELKRVVKWLQSSNVLEGAKEVRRLTKEVSDARTTLALLGAIPPLMALLDSQDSISQIAALYALLNLAIGNDANKAAIVKAGAIHKMLKLVNESPNPDIAEAVVANFLGLSALDSNKPIIGSSGAIPFLVKNLDNTNSCQARQDSLRALYNLSISPLNVFPILESDLIVYIMNKLGDMDVSERFLSILCNLVSVAEARKAISSVPDAFPLLVDVVSWTDAPGCQEKASYILMVMAHKSYGDRQALIEAGVASALLELTLLGSTLAQKRASRILECLRVDKGKQVSDNYGGMSTTISAPQDCTTYCSSVELKDGMEDDDMMSEEKKAVKQLVQQSLQNNMKRIVKRANLPHEFVPSDHLKTFTSSSTSKSVPF, from the exons ATGGGCAAGTGTCATCGCGGCAACGATGTCGCATCCGTCGTCCTCGACCCTCCTGTTTCCACTACCGGACATGATCACTTCAAGCTCTGGTCTTCGTTTTCTCGCGCATCCTTCCGTCGCATGATCCTTGACGCCGTCCGATGTGGCGGCAGAAGTCATAAGCCTTCTTCCAAGTCTCAGCCACCCAAACCTGTTTGTTCTAGTGTTGTAAGATCTGACTGTCAACACAAGAAACCTGCCGGATCCGACAGGTTGTCGGAGCTCTTGAGGCTCTCCGAGTCGTCTGAGAACGAGGAGGATGTACGGCATAAGGTGCAAATGTTGGAGGAGTTGAAGAGAGTAGTCAAGTGGTTACAGAGTAGCAATGTTTTGGAAGGAGCGAAGGAGGTCCGGCGACTAACCAAAGAGGTTTCCGACGCTAGAACCACCCTAGCTTTACTTGGAGCGATTCCACCACTTATGGCGCTGCTTGATTCGCAAGATTCCATTTCTCAGATCGCTGCTCTCTATGCTCTGCTTAACCTTGCAATTGGCAATGATGc AAATAAAGCAGCTATCGTTAAGGCAGGGGCTATTCATAAGATGCTCAAGCTAGTTAATGAATCCCCTAATCCAGATATTGCTGAAGCTGTAGTTGCTAATTTTCTTGGGTTGAGTGCTTTAGACTCCAATAAACCCATAATTGGTTCATCTGGAGCAATTCCATTCCTGGTGAAGaatttggacaacacaaacagtTGTCAAGCTCGACAAGATTCTTTGAGAGCGCTTTACAACCTTAGCATCTCGCCTTTGAATGTTTTCCCTATACTTGAGAGTGATCTAATAGTGTATATCATGAACAAACTAGGAGATATGGATGTAAGCGAGAGATTTCTGTCCATTCTTTGCAATCTAGTATCAGTAGCAGAGGCCCGAAAGGCAATTAGTAGTGTACCAGATGCGTTCCCCTTGTTGGTTGATGTTGTGAGTTGGACAGATGCACCAGGTTGCCAAGAGAAAGCATCCTATATTTTGATGGTGATGGCTCACAAATCGTATGGAGATAGACAGGCATTGATTGAAGCTGGAGTTGCTTCAGCCCTGCTTGAATTGACCCTTCTAGGAAGCACATTGGCTCAAAAGCGGGCATCTAGAATCTTGGAATGCTTGAGGGTGGACAAAGGAAAGCAAGTTTCTGATAATTATGGTGGTATGAGCACCACGATATCTGCCCCACAAGATTGTACAACATATTGTTCGAGTGTTGAATTGAAAGATGGGATGGaggatgatgatatgatgagtGAAGAGAAAAAAGCAGTGAAACAATTAGTCCAGCAGAGCCTGCAGAATAACATGAAGAGGATAGTTAAAAGGGCTAACCTACCCCATGAATTTGTTCCTTCTGATCATTTGAAGACCTTCACGTCAAGCTCAACTTCTAAGAGCGTGCCATTTTGA